The genomic region GACCGCCTGGGCGGCCAGATTCAAGAAACAAAAATCCCTCGGCATCGGCCATCAATACGCGTTCAATTACGCCATTCCCCGCGAGGGCGACGATTTCATCGCGAAACGGGTGATGAAATATTTTGCGCCGACTCACCGCAGCGTCGGCCTGCATTGGCATCATTTCGGCCAGCCGATCCTGCCGCCGATCATCGCTCCCCTACCCCGGCCGTTGCCGCATTACTCGGCAAACAAGATTGTCGTGTATCTGCCGTTCGAAAACTCCGAAGAGGTGGTCAAGCTGCTCGCTCCGTTCAAAGACCACGATTTTTTTGTTTATACGTCCGCAGCCGTTGTCTCGTCGTTGGCACACGTCAAGATCCGGCCTTTATCGCGCGACGGTTTCCAGCACGACCTCAGGGACTGCGCCGCCATCATCAGCAATGCCGGATTTGAATTGATCAGCGAAGCGCTGCAACTCGGCAAGAAAATCCTGGTCAAGCCGCTGCATTCGCAACTGGAACAAATCTCGAACGCCGCCGCTCTGAAACAGCTCGGCTACGGACGCATCATGTACGATCTCGACGCCAGGGTCATTGCCGATTGGCTGAATAATCCCCACCGGGTTCAGGTCACTTATCCGAACGTCGCAAAAATACTGGTGAACTGGATGCTGAACGGCATGCCGCCGATCGATGACGATTTCCTCGACGCGTGCTGGAGCACGGTCAGCGTTTATCGGTGGAGCGATTAAATCGGCTCGGCGGGGCTTGAGACGGCACCCCCGCCTTTTTTGCGGCTAAATGAAAAGCTCCACCACCACGTTGAGCAACGTCAGCACCAGGCTCCCCACCAGTGCGGTCCAGAATCCCTGAATCCGGATGCCCGGCACCAGGGCCGCCACCAGCCAGAGCATGAGTGCGTTGACTACCAGCAGAAAGAGCCCAAACGTGATCAAGGTAAAAGGAAACGTCAGAAAAACCATGACCGGCCGTATCACGGCATTGACGAAGCCCATCACCAGCGCGCCGATCAGCGCCGCCCCCCAGCCTTCGACGTAAAACCCTCGAACGAGGCTGGCCGCAAGAAGCAGCAAGCCCGCGGTGACAATCCAATGGACGAAAAACGACAGCATAACCTTCTCCTGAATGAGTTATCCCCTCGGCATTATTTTTTATTTTCAAAGCGAATATGAAAAATAGACTGTCTTTCGCGCAATCAAATTCAGACTTTTCCGGACAACTTCTGTTCGGCATAATCCGGAAACGGTTACAGGAAAGCCAAACCCAGCATCGGGCTGATCGGACGATGATCCATGGAATCCATAGATGGCCCAAGTTCTTGTTATATCGCCGCCCGCTCAATTCGGGCTTAATCCGGAATTGAAAATCAGGCGATTGACAAATAAAATATCCGGTCAATCCTTTGATCCGGCTTCCGGTAATCAATACGCAGAGCCGGAATTGCCAAAATCGCACCTTCGGAATCAAGTCAAGAGCGCGAAGCACGGCGTCGCGGGCAAACAATACACCATGAGCAATAAACTTCTGCATCGATGCCACTGGAGCCTTTTATCGGCGCTGCTTTCAGCGTGCGACCCCGGCGGTCTGCTGACGACGGTCGGCCCCGATTACCGGACTCAGCCAATGCCGGCTGCGGCGCGCTGGCAGGCGCCTCAGCCCGCCGACAGTCTCCCGCCCATGGCGCACCGGGGCGTTCCGGCGAACTTGAGCCGGTGGTGGGAGCGGTTCAATGATCCGGTACTCAGCCGTTTTTTGGAAAAAGCGGAACAAGCCAGCGGCTCCGTCGCCGATGC from Methylosarcina fibrata AML-C10 harbors:
- a CDS encoding phage holin family protein, with protein sequence MLSFFVHWIVTAGLLLLAASLVRGFYVEGWGAALIGALVMGFVNAVIRPVMVFLTFPFTLITFGLFLLVVNALMLWLVAALVPGIRIQGFWTALVGSLVLTLLNVVVELFI
- a CDS encoding MJ1255/VC2487 family glycosyltransferase; translation: MKLFYGVQGTGNGHITRAREMAKALAEAGVEVTYMFSGRDAANYFDMGIFNDYQVRKGLTFHTENGNVSYLKTAFDARPIDFIQEVKRLDLQGYDLVLCDFEPVTAWAARFKKQKSLGIGHQYAFNYAIPREGDDFIAKRVMKYFAPTHRSVGLHWHHFGQPILPPIIAPLPRPLPHYSANKIVVYLPFENSEEVVKLLAPFKDHDFFVYTSAAVVSSLAHVKIRPLSRDGFQHDLRDCAAIISNAGFELISEALQLGKKILVKPLHSQLEQISNAAALKQLGYGRIMYDLDARVIADWLNNPHRVQVTYPNVAKILVNWMLNGMPPIDDDFLDACWSTVSVYRWSD